The DNA sequence AGCAGCGTCGCGAACGTGGCCACGGCCGAGACGATCTGGTTCTCGGTCACCGACGAGAAGAACAGCCCGATGGACAGGAACGTCGCGCCCATGAGCCCGAGCCCGAGGTACATCGTCAGGAGGGGCCCCAGCTCGAGCGGCGTGAAGTACCGCATGATCGCCGGATACACGAGCGTGACGAGGAGCATCACGCCGTAGAGCGCGAGGGCCGCGAGGAACTTCGCGGCGAGCACCCCGCCGTCGCGCACGGGGTACGTCAGGAGCAGCTCCATCGTCCCCGACCGGCGCTCCTCGGCGAACAGGCGCATCGTGATCATGGGGACGAGGGACAGAAAGAGGATGATGCTGATGAAGCTGGTGAACAGCGGCCGCATGACCCACTCGGTGATGTTCACGTCCCGGGCGAACTGGGGGTTCATCATCGCCTGCATGGACACCCGGGCGAACCCGGAGAAGTAGACGTAGAAGAAGAACCCCGTGACCAGGACGAACACGAACAGGATCGCGTACGCGAGCGGCGTCGTGAAGTAGATCCGCATCTCTTTCTT is a window from the Candidatus Methylomirabilota bacterium genome containing:
- a CDS encoding ABC transporter permease; translation: MKLWAVFKKEMRIYFTTPLAYAILFVFVLVTGFFFYVYFSGFARVSMQAMMNPQFARDVNITEWVMRPLFTSFISIILFLSLVPMITMRLFAEERRSGTMELLLTYPVRDGGVLAAKFLAALALYGVMLLVTLVYPAIMRYFTPLELGPLLTMYLGLGLMGATFLSIGLFFSSVTENQIVSAVATFATLLLLWSLGFAADSVGGATGKILQHLSVVERFDSFSKGLLDTRDVIYFVNVTALALFLTLRTLEARRWKG